One segment of Panicum virgatum strain AP13 chromosome 3K, P.virgatum_v5, whole genome shotgun sequence DNA contains the following:
- the LOC120700774 gene encoding ATP-dependent DNA helicase pif1-like codes for MPGGRTAHSRFQIPLTIEDGGLCSFTKQSGTAKLLRGTSLIIWDEATMTKRQAVEALDKSLRDIMDRPELPFGGKIVVFGGDFRQVLPVVLKGSRAQIVNASLRRSYLWDWMRHLKLVRNMRAQSDPWFADYLLRIGGGTEEVNGDGDVRLPDDICVPYTRDGKDLD; via the coding sequence ATGCCCGGTGGAAGAACTGCTCACTCACGCTTCCAAATACCACTTACTATTGAGGATGGTGGATTATGTAGCTTCACGAAACAAAGTGGTACTGCAAAGCTGCTGCGGGGAACATCTCTTATAATTTGGGATGAGGCTACAATGACAAAGAGGCAAGCGGTGGAGGCTCTTGACAAAAGCTTGAGAGATATAATGGATCGGCCGGAGCTGCCGTTTGGTGGGAAGATTGTTGTTTTCGGTGGAGATTTCAGGCAGGTCCTCCCCGTTGTCCTGAAGGGGTCGAGGGCTCAAATAGTCAATGCTTCGCTGCGGAGGTCGTACCTTTGGGATTGGATGCGGCATCTAAAGTTGGTGCGCAACATGCGGGCACAGAGCGACCCATGGTTTGCAGATTATCTCTTGCGCATCGGtggtggaacagaggaggtaaACGGTGATGGAGATGTCCGTCTCCCGGACGATATATGCGTGCCTTATACTAGAGATGGTAAGgatcttgattga
- the LOC120700772 gene encoding uncharacterized protein LOC120700772: MDLLPDDLLADVFRRLAPCGLAASRCVRKAWCAIIDTRRLLRADLLPLRLDGFFCLGRILHPPPCFFSRRPSPGRQQVAGGLDFLGTRDAMDLHIIDHCNSLLLLDFGRLVNPATRQWARLPSSPHQSTGMEDFYDNYGLVYDPMVLLTPFTADTRSR; the protein is encoded by the coding sequence ATGGATCTGCTACCCGACGACCTGCTCGCCGACGTCttccgccgcctcgcgccgtgCGGCCTCGCCGCGTCGCGCTGCGTACGCAAAGCCTGGTGCGCCATCATCGACACCCGACGCCTGCTCCGCGCCGACCTCCTCCCACTCCGGCTCGACGGCTTCTTCTGCCTCGGGCGGATCCTCCACCCTCCCCCATGTTTCTtctcgcgccgcccctcgccaggCCGCCagcaggtcgccggcggcctcgaCTTCCTGGGCACCCGCGACGCCATGGACCTGCACATCATAGACCACTGCAACAGCCTGCTCCTGCTCGACTTCGGGCGCCTGGTTAACCCTGCCACGCGGCAGTGGGCGCGCTTGCCTTCCTCCCCGCACCAGTCCACCGGGATGGAGGATTTCTACGACAACTACGGCCTGGTGTACGACCCTATGGTGttgttgacgccttttacggCCGACACACGATCGCGCTAG